A window from Bufo bufo chromosome 1, aBufBuf1.1, whole genome shotgun sequence encodes these proteins:
- the ZMIZ2 gene encoding zinc finger MIZ domain-containing protein 2, producing the protein MNSMNPMKPSHPGTGHSDGSFAYDSVPWQPNTNQPAGSLSVVTTVWGLSNTSQSQEHLGNPMVPSGGPTGGGGMPGLAGNGGGIGSPQYINQQGFPENGAGKGYMPQNMYGRGGYPGGSAYSNSYPGGPTAGGGMGMAQHSGRGPTDFTQAAAAAAVAAATATATATATVAALQEKQTQEMNQYGGVGPTHNFGGQFLPHSGPRGPSIQGGMTSGGMGSVMGPAGMAQMSMNSARAQSMNQVYSGQRIPPHGYPGQLQGQQMSRQGVKRTYSNEGYAPQQYIQGGQYPPHGGQYAPSTPQQSAPSPSYPGHRVQQNMSQYMPQAGPGGHFYKLTDQYNGQSNNFNGGNFAYSQTMSGPGRPMPGYPSSPLPGNPTPPMTPGSSAPPYMSPGQDVKSPFLPDIKPTHNSLHQSPTGASNDELRLTFPVRDGIVLEPFRLQHNLAVSNHVYHLRESVYKTLMMRPDLELQFKCYHHEDRQMNTNWPCSVQVSVNSTPLSIERGDNKTSHKPLYLKQVCQPGRNSIQITVSACCCSHLFVLQLVHRPSVRSVLQGLIKKRLLPAEHCITKIKRNFSNGSIPGTPGPNGEDGVEQTAIKVSLKCPITFRRIQLPARGHDCRHIQCFDLESYLQLNCERGTWRCPVCNKTALLEGLEVDQYMLGTLLYIQNSDYEEITIDPSCCWKPVPVKPDTHIKEEADGPVLKRCRSLSPAHMVMPNVMEMIAALGPNSSPFNSMQSGGVRSDYGGQQGPTFQNQGGFPEGGFPSSNPSTPTMNDFTPNGPPPISYQSDIPNQMMNQEKSGGPPLSGQVPPTGRIDASHNPSQSLHTANLNSQSPQQLHHRNPQRQTLAQPGSDLAFNPSVGIPAGGDVSEPSLDLLPELTNPDELLSYLGPPDLPSSGNDDLLSLFENN; encoded by the exons ATGAATTCAATGAACCCCATGAAACCATCTCATCCAGGCACAGGACACAG TGATGGTTCATTTGCATACGACTCTGTTCCCTGGCAACCAAACACCAATCAGCCTGCAGGATCGCTCTCCGTAGTAACCACCGTCTGGGGTTTGAGCAACACGTCGCAGAGCCAG GAGCATCTTGGGAATCCCATGGTGCCCAGCGGTGgccccacaggaggtggaggcaTGCCAGGTCTGGCTGGCAACGGCGGGGGAATCGGAAGCCCTCAGTACATTAATCAGCAAGGGTTTCCAGAAAATGGCGCTGGAAAAGGTTATATGCCACAAAACATGTATGGACGTGGGGGATATCCAGGAGGCTCGGCCTATAGTAACAG TTACCCTGGCGGCCCCACAGCTGGCGGTGGAATGGGCATGGCTCAGCACTCCGGACGCGGCCCCACAGACTTCACACAGGCGGCAGCTGCAGCAGCTGTGGCCGCGGCCACGGCCACAGCAACTGCGACAGCGACTGTGGCTGCACTGCAGGAGAAACAGACCCAGGAGATGAATCAGTATGGCGGG GTGGGACCTACTCATAACTTTGGTGGCCAGTTCTTACCTCACTCTGGTCCCCGTGGACCCTCCATCCAGGGTGGAATGACATCTGGGGGTATGGGATCAGTCATGGGACCTGCAGGAATGGCTCAGATGAGTATGAATTCTGCAAGAGCACAAAGTATGAATCAAGTGTATAGTGGGCAAAGAATACCACCCCATGGCTACCCTGGGCAACTCCAAGGCCAGCAGATGTCACGTCAGGGAGTAAAGAGGACCTACTCCAATGAG GGCTACGCTCCTCAACAGTACATACAAGGCGGACAGTATCCACCCCACGGGGGTCAGTATGCACCATCTACACCACAGCAATCTGCCCCATCCCCTTCCTATCCTGGGCATCGTGTACAGCAGAATATGTCGCAGTACATGCCCCAGGCAGGTCCTGGAGGCCATTTTTATAAG CTTACAGATCAATACAATGGACAGAGCAATAACTTCAATGGTGGAAACTTTGCATATAGTCAGACGATGAGTGGG CCAGGACGCCCCATGCCTGGATATCCCAGCTCTCCCCTGCCTGGAAATCCCACGCCACCCATGACTCCAGGAAGCAGTGCTCCACCCTATATGTCACCAGGTCAAGACGTCAAGTCCCCATTTCTGCCTGATATCAAACCGACACACAACTCTCTGCACCAGTCTCCCACAG GTGCCTCCAATGATGAGCTGAGGCTGACCTTTCCGGTACGGGATGGGATTGTCCTTGAACCCTTTAGATTGCAGCACAACCTGGCGGTCAGTAACCATGTATATCACCTGCGGGAATCCGTGTATAAGACGCTTATGATGAG GCCTGATCTTGAGCTGCAGTTTAAATGTTACCACCATGAAGATCGACAGATGAACACCAATTGGCCTTGTTCTGTACAAGTTAGCGTGAACTCCACACCACTGAGTATTGAGCGGGGGGACAACAAAACTTCCCATAAGCCTCTCTACCTGAAGCAGGTGTGCCAGCCTGGCCGGAACAGCATCCAGATCACTGTCAGCGCCTGCTGCTGT TCTCATCTGTTTGTTCTCCAACTGGTTCACCGACCATCTGTAAGATCTGTCCTCCAGGGTCTGATAAAGAAGAGGCTGCTCCCTGCAGAacattgcatcacaaaaa ttAAAAGAAACTTCAGCAATGGCAGCATCCCCGGGACTCCTGGGCCTAATGGGGAGGATGGTGTGGAACAGACGGCTATCAAGGTGTCCCTAAAATGTCCAATCACCTTCCGAAGAATTCAGCTCCCTGCCAGGGGCCATGATTGTAGACACATCCAG TGCTTTGATCTGGAATCGTACCTGCAGCTGAACTGTGAACGTGGGACCTGGAGATGCCCTGTGTGCAA tAAAACCGCCCTATTAGAGGGCTTGGAAGTTGACCAGTACATGCTGGGAACCTTGCTGTATATCCAGAA CTCTGATTATGAAGAGATTACTATTGATCCCTCCTGTTGCTGGAAGCCTGTCCCTGTGAAGCCAGACACCCACATCAAGGAAGAAGCAGATGGACCAGTACTGAAGCGTTGTCGGAGCCTGAGCCCAGCACACATGGTTATGCCAAATGTTATGGAAATGATCGCTGCACTGGGACCAAATTCTTCTCCCTTCAATAGTATGCAGTCAGGTGGTGTGCGATCAGACTACGGCGGCCAACAGG GCCCAACTTTCCAGAATCAAGGGGGATTTCCTGAAGGCGGCTTCCCGTCCTCTAACCCAAGCACGCCCACAATGAATGACTTCACCCCGAATGGTCCGCCACCCATCTCCTATCAGTCTGACATTCCAAACCAGATGATGAACCAGGAAAAGAGCGGAGGTCCACCCTTAAGTGGGCAG GTCCCTCCTACAGGGCGGATAGACGCATCACACAATCCCTCCCAGTCACTTCATACCGCCAACCTCAACAGTCAATCCCCGCAGCAGCTTCACCATCGGAACCCGCAGCGGCAGACATTGGCTCAGCCTGGCAGCGATCTGGCTTTTAATCCTTCAGTGGGAATCCCAGCTGGAGGCGATGTGAGCGAACCCTCCCTTGAT CTTCTCCCCGAACTGACAAATCCGGACGAGCTGCTCTCCTACCTTGGACCCCCGGACCTTCCAAGCAGCGGGAACGATGACCTCCTGTCCTTGTTCGAGAATAACTGA